Proteins encoded by one window of Panicum virgatum strain AP13 chromosome 7N, P.virgatum_v5, whole genome shotgun sequence:
- the LOC120683304 gene encoding probable ribose-5-phosphate isomerase 2, translating into MGSAAASPPPSGKVSQDELKRVAAHRAVEFVEPGMTLGLGTGSTAAHALDRLGDLLRAGALPGVAGVPTSLKTELHAARVGIPLLPLDAASGARIRLSIDGADEVDPDLNLVKGRGGSLLREKMIEGAGERFVVIVDESKLVPRLGCTGAVPVEVIPFGAPHTLGLVRKVFDGLPGFHARLRTVVDGDLGSAPFVTDNGNYIVEMFFEDGIRGDLQDISDRLLRITGVVEHGMFLGMATTVIVANKDGTVTFLHRKSKLI; encoded by the coding sequence atgggcagcgccgccgcctcgccgccgccgtccgggaAGGTGTCGcaggacgagctcaagcgcgTGGCGGCGCACCGCGCGgtggagtttgtggagcccGGCATGACGCTGGGCCTCGGCACGGGTTCCACAGCCGCGCACGCGCTGGACCGCCTGGGTGACCTCCTCCGCGCGGGCGCGCTGCCGGGGGTCGCCGGCGTGCCCACCTCCCTCAAGACGGAGCTCCACGCGGCGCGCGTCGGGATCCCGCTGCTCCCGCTCGACGCGGCCTCGGGCGCCCGGATCCGCCTCTCCATTGACGGCGCCGACGAGGTCGACCCGGACCTCAACCTCGTCAAGGGCCGCGGCGGGTCGCTGCTGCGGGAGAAGATGATCGAGGGCGCCGGGGAGCGGTTCGTCGTCATCGTCGACGAGTCCAAGCTCGTGCCCAGGCTCGGGTGCACGGGCGCCGTCCCCGTCGAGGTCATCCCATTCGGCGCGCCCCACACGCTGGGCCTCGTCCGCAAGGTGTTCGACGGATTGCCGGGTTTCCACGCCAGGCTCAGGACGGTCGTGGACGGCGACCTGGGTTCGGCGCCGTTCGTCACTGACAACGGCAACTACATCGTCGAGATGTTCTTCGAGGACGGCATACGCGGCGACCTGCAAGACATCAGCGACCGCCTCCTCCGGATCACCGGCGTCGTCGAGCACGGCATGTTCCTCGGCATGGCCACCACCGTCATCGTCGCCAACAAGGACGGCACCGTCACGTTCCTCCACAGGAAGAGTAAGCTTATTTAA